The genomic DNA TCGTTGGACCGCAGGCCGACCACCCGGAAAGAGGACCTGGTATGGCGAGTGGGACGGACGAAGTGCGTCGGGCATGGGGCCGCGTGACGCGATGGCTGGAGCGGAACGCTCCGAAGAACGCTGCGGCATTGCAGCCCCCCGCGACGCCGAAGCGGATCGGCGAGGCGGAGAGCAGGCTGGGCCTGTCGCTCCCCGAAGAGCTGCGGGCATGGCTTCTCGTCAACAACGGCGTGGAAATGAAGGAGACCGGGCACGGGTGGCTCTCTCCGGCCCCCGGCAGCAGTTTCGTACCGTACGGATGGCATCTGCTGTCCACTGCCGAGCTGGTCAAGGTGTATGAGCGGCGGCTGGATTTCCAGAAGACGGGTGACGTGCCTGATGACGAGGACGACGAAGTCCTGGTGTGGCGTCGCGAGTGGTTCCCGTTCGTCGCCGACTGTGACGAGCTGAACGGAAAGTTTATCGACGTCAGGACGGGG from Streptomyces sp. NBC_01478 includes the following:
- a CDS encoding SMI1/KNR4 family protein, with protein sequence MTRWLERNAPKNAAALQPPATPKRIGEAESRLGLSLPEELRAWLLVNNGVEMKETGHGWLSPAPGSSFVPYGWHLLSTAELVKVYERRLDFQKTGDVPDDEDDEVLVWRREWFPFVADCDELNGKFIDVRTGAVGKWSDGDMNRFGTHGSLTEFFDELGDLLSADAHVVDGRIEWR